GGGCTCTTCCATCACGGGCCCGACGCTCCCTTCCTTTGGGGTCGCGGCAACGGCTGGTGCGCCTCGGCCTTGGCAGAGGTACTGTCATCGCTGCCGGAAACCCATCCGCTCTTCCCAGAGATCCTAGCCCGCTATCGAACCATGATGCGGTCGCTGCTCGACTATCAGCAGGTATCCGGCATGTGGACACAGCTCATCGATCGCCCGGATTCCTGGGAGGAGAGTTCTTGCACCGCCATGTTCGCGTACGCCATGCAAGTCGGTATCAACCACGGCTGGCTGGACGCCCACGCCTACCAAGCCCCTGTGGACAAAGCTTGGACTAGCCTCTTGCGGCGCCTCGACGAGCAAGGGGACCTGCAGGACATCTGCGTCGGCACCGGTCAAAGCAAGGACGCCAGCTATTATCTAAATCGGCCTCGACACTCGGGCGATTTCCACGGACAAGCTCCCATGCTTTGGCTCGCCACGCAACGCCTGAAAATCCGACCATGAAGGCATGCGCTGCCTGATCATAGGAAAAGTCTGGCCCGAACCAACCTCTTCAGCCGCAGGATCTCGCACCCTCCAGATCGTGAAAAGCCTCCAAGAGGCCGACTGGGACTTGAGCTTCGCTTGCGCCGCTCAAGAAACCGCATACAGCGCGGATCTTGAAGCAGAATGGGGCATCCCCTGCCATCCCATAGCCGTGAATGACTCGAGCTTCGACCGATGGATCGCCGATCTCGATCCAGAGGTCGTCGTTTTCGATCGATTCATGACCGAGGAGCAGTTCGGATGGCGGGTCGAAAAGTCCGTCCCTGGCGCCCTTCGCGCGCTCGACACCAGCGACCTCCATTGCCTTCGAATGGCTCGCCACGAGGCGATGAAGACTGGAAACGAAACCAGCGTCTCCTCGCATCCGATCGCCCTCAGGGAAATCGCCAGTCTCTATCGCTGCGATCTCACCCTCATGATTTCGGAATACGAAATCCACCTCCTCGAGACAGAATTCGAAATCAAGGATTTCCTAGTGGCCTACTGGCCATTCGCCTTGCCCGATCCGACCGAAGCGCTTCTGCCAAGCTTCGATCAGCGGCGAGATTTCGTCATGATCGGCAGCTTCCTGCACGAACCCAACTGGGATGCGGTCCGATACTGTAGCGAATCGATCTGGCCCAAGATTCGCTCCCTGCTTCCCAAGGCCGAGCTCCACGTCTATGGCTCATACTTGCCCGACAAAGCCAAACGATTGCACCAGCCTGAACTCGGCTTCCACCTGCGCGGCCGAGCGGAGCAGGCGGTCGAAACCTTGTCCCACTACCGAGTCAACCTCGCTCCTCTCCGCTTCGGGGCAGGTCTGAAAGGCAAGCTCGCAGACGGTTTTCTCGCAGGGACACCGAGCCTCGCTAGCCCCATCGCGGCCGAAGGCATGACCGGGAGCCTCCCCTGGGGCAGCGAAATCTGCGAAGACCCGAATGCCTTCGCCTCCGCCAGCGCCTCGCTCCATGAAGATCCTCTGGCCTGGACGAAAGCTCAGCAATGCGGTTTCGCGATCGCCCGCCAGCGCTTCTCCGAAAGAGAGTGGCTGCCTAGGCTTCCTAAACTGCTCTCAGAGGCCTTCAGCAAGCGCTGGGAAAACCGTCGAAGCAACTTCATCGGCCAGCTCCTTCGTCATCATCAGCATCGAAGCACCGAGTTCATGAGCCGATGGATCGAGGCGAAAAACAAGCGCGCCTGAGTTGAAAAACGGTCAGATGCCGGGTGGATTCTAAGATGATATGACGGGGATCTAAGATCCGTACACTCTGCACATATCAGACAGGAAATATCAGCTTAGATACACCTGGAAATCTACTATTCGATTGACTTGGAGTAAGAAAATCCATGGCCTGATTTATCGTTTATTTAGCATTTTTCTCATACTCCAAATGGAGCATTTGAATAGCAATTAAGCACCTGCATCACCCCAATCCACTGATCCCAAAACC
The DNA window shown above is from Pelagicoccus sp. SDUM812003 and carries:
- a CDS encoding glycosyltransferase family 4 protein; the protein is MKSLQEADWDLSFACAAQETAYSADLEAEWGIPCHPIAVNDSSFDRWIADLDPEVVVFDRFMTEEQFGWRVEKSVPGALRALDTSDLHCLRMARHEAMKTGNETSVSSHPIALREIASLYRCDLTLMISEYEIHLLETEFEIKDFLVAYWPFALPDPTEALLPSFDQRRDFVMIGSFLHEPNWDAVRYCSESIWPKIRSLLPKAELHVYGSYLPDKAKRLHQPELGFHLRGRAEQAVETLSHYRVNLAPLRFGAGLKGKLADGFLAGTPSLASPIAAEGMTGSLPWGSEICEDPNAFASASASLHEDPLAWTKAQQCGFAIARQRFSEREWLPRLPKLLSEAFSKRWENRRSNFIGQLLRHHQHRSTEFMSRWIEAKNKRA